One region of Cryptosporidium parvum Iowa II chromosome 4, whole genome shotgun sequence genomic DNA includes:
- a CDS encoding WD repeat protein produces the protein GRKHLEVEEDELPSKFTPSKPKSEMYEKQEAMMNVEGEFAEEMDDEIESEEEVIREETEDGSEIVEGADEDVEIEEHYWLPGQGDENQELVYEPKAYKMYHKCLVEWSCLTLDILPDKLGDNRTQFPHTCYVVAGTQANMEDNNHILLMKWSRMHKTKRDRDENDNSDSDLSDSDDSDDDNFADEDPIVNVAAIPHKGTINRIRVCPQLPNLVSTWSELGKVCMWDITESINNLNTDHLNSKTLKPSNLAKKSTTKPKFSYDGHLDEGFSMDWNPNQIAQFASGDRKGNICFWQPIQGGSWSVNPVHGNFQSSVEAIQWKRDSNSSSIFAAGLVNSNICIVDIRSESDQLTIENSHNGDVNCISWNPFSENLLLSGSDDATIKLWDIRSTKDPLETFIFHREPILSVDWHHQDQDVFLAASLDNSISFWDIAIDDEVIDEDNSDSKTDATLSGTPNIPKKLLFLHMGQEHIAEAKWHKQIPSLTISTAQDSFNVFIPSNL, from the coding sequence GGTAGAAAGCATCTTGAAGTGGAGGAAGACGAGCTTCCTAGTAAGTTTACTCCTAGCAAACCTAAATCTGAGATGTATGAGAAACAAGAAGCAATGATGAATGTCGAGGGAGAATTTGCAGAAGAGATGGACGATGAAATAGAAAGCGAAGAAGAAGTAATCAGGGAAGAAACTGAAGATGGGTCTGAAATTGTTGAGGGAGCTGATGAGGATgttgaaattgaagaacATTATTGGCTTCCAGGTCAGGGTGACgaaaatcaagaattaGTATATGAGCCAAAAGCATATAAAATGTACCATAAATGCTTGGTTGAATGGAGTTGCCTAACACTAGATATTTTACCAGATAAGCTTGGAGACAACAGAACCCAGTTTCCGCATACATGTTATGTTGTTGCAGGAACACAAGCAAATATGGAGGATAATAATCATATACTTTTAATGAAATGGTCAAGAATGCACAAAACCAAAAGAGATAGAGAcgaaaatgataatagtGATTCTGATTTAAGTGATTCTGATGACTCTGATGATGACAACTTTGCTGATGAAGACCCTATTGTAAATGTGGCAGCAATTCCTCATAAAGGAACTATTAATCGTATTCGGGTTTGCCCTCAACTTCCAAATTTGGTATCAACATGGTCAGAGCTTGGAAAAGTTTGCATGTGGGATATAACAGAATCGATTAATAACTTAAATACTGACCATTTGAACTCAAAAACATTGAAACCATCAAACCTTGCAAAGAAATCCACAACTAAGCCAAAGTTTTCTTATGATGGACATCTGGATGAAGGGTTTTCAATGGATTGGAATCCCAACCAAATTGCTCAATTTGCTTCTGGAGATAGAAAGGGAAATATATGTTTTTGGCAGCCTATTCAAGGAGGGTCTTGGAGTGTAAATCCAGTCCATGGAAACTTCCAATCCAGTGTTGAAGCTATACAATGGAAGCGTGATAGCAATAGTAGTAGTATCTTTGCAGCTGGTCTTgttaattctaatatttgCATTGTAGATATTAGAAGTGAGTCTGATCAACTGACTATTGAAAACTCTCATAATGGCGATGTCAATTGTATTTCATGGAATCCATTTTCCGAAAACCTTTTGCTTAGTGGAAGTGATGATGCAACTATTAAATTATGGGATATTCGTTCAACTAAAGATCCCCTTGAAACATTCATCTTCCACAGAGAACCTATTCTATCTGTTGACTGGCATCACCAAGACCAAGATGTTTTCCTTGCAGCTTCTTTAGATAACTCCATTAGTTTCTGGGATATTGCAATTGATGATGAAGTTATTGATGAAGACAATTCTGACTCAAAGACTGATGCCACCCTAAGTGGCACTCCAAACATCCCAAAGAAGCTTTTATTCTTACATATGGGCCAGGAACACATTGCTGAGGCTAAATGGCACAAGCAAATCCCAAGTTTAACCATTTCAACTGCTCAAGATTCATTCAACGTATTTATTCCAAGCAATTTATAA
- a CDS encoding hypothetical protein (apicomplexan specific zinc cluster protein with cryptosporidium paralogs) → MNNKIRDNVNSRSVKITVPDSSLRRTDTEVRELVIALKERIFLDHELVSRLRYFWPTNELQEQLLFSICKDVPRNDSPLEDASHFKLQFMMDPSKYGGAFNDCCEWLGPINKFNYCPAVKVHLPNTYEPWITYTSNVLAYLFGKIPGCDSPSSFLKMSTIRVNEPFQMSCGNRKCIRISHIVYKEGMKGYSISERVNPYPDYVDIDEALKPSLEAIDVNGLNESYSQNNQNAYQGSPPKESVVAQLHY, encoded by the coding sequence ATGAACAACAAAATCAGAGATAATGTTAATAGTAGATCAGTGAAGATTACAGTTCCAGATTCCAGTTTAAGAAGAACAGACACCGAAGTGAGGGAGCTTGTAATAGCACTAAAAGAGAGGATATTCCTAGATCACGAGCTTGTAAGTAGACTTAGGTATTTTTGGCCGACAAATGAGCTTCAGGAGCAATTactattttcaatttgCAAGGATGTTCCGAGAAATGACAGCCCTCTAGAAGATGCATCCCACTTTAAGCTTCAATTTATGATGGACCCTTCAAAGTACGGAGGAGCTTTTAATGATTGCTGTGAATGGCTGGGACCTATTAATAAGTTTAACTATTGCCCTGCAGTTAAAGTACATTTACCAAATACCTATGAACCTTGGATAACATATACCTCCAATGTACTAGcatatttatttggaaaaatCCCTGGATGTGACTCCCCAAGTAGTTTTCTCAAGATGTCCACAATTAGAGTTAATGAACCTTTTCAGATGTCTTGCGGTAATAGAAAGTGCATCCGTATTTCTCATATAGTTTATAAAGAAGGAATGAAAGGATATTCAATCTCGGAAAGAGTTAATCCATACCCAGACTATGTTGATATAGATGAGGCATTGAAGCCAAGTTTGGAAGCAATCGATGTAAATGGATTGAATGAAAGCTATTCTCAAAACAATCAGAATGCGTATCAAGGGAGTCCTCCTAAAGAAAGTGTAGTAGCTCAACTTCATTATTGA
- a CDS encoding neutral sphingomyelinase activation associated factor-like BEACH domain containing protein: MALKGVRQFSHLTLEENEEYVADVSCVCKATGIQIKTFGSVLKGRIRIGSKSIIIEPDDSTITMIKILFSQITDMKLDFSNSKMIIFTKVVRLVDVQVIDGKSRSVTPNQVLSSKDCRGLESNRDSFELEITITSEIAQHLMNLSSELWMEHSKKHGSSNKLEDLVGKWISFLYNKEILNVEYEFLLDHRDQFLISKPLIVNRIKPFTKHRGILHIVSSGICFKPLPNFSNKPYKRIPLKNIWFIFKRIYSMKPNSVEIIYGKELKPHIMTCKGRTNWRSLFLEFQSTQDREHIVAFLQSYLMSLNSKGFQWSSHVPQYASCLCSSHNTSSCLPMLFVDPLYASQSPCFKNHIQNLWIHGSISTYHYLDYLNSISGRSKGDLTQYPIFPWTIVSFNSVLNSRHDLSQSFNYRDLSKPLGSININNLEMLKSRMKDLPASEQFLYGSHYSTPGYISYYLVRQFPEYQLKLHGGDFDVWNRMFHSMNDTWRTILEGKTTYMELIPQFYEQNPDFLLNNKLNIRTNSGSLLNVQIPNWELETGQNQFNASTLNTANLSQAETFLRTMRYALEGQVVSQHIHEWIDLIFGFKQRGPQAYSSDNLFHPITYINSSIAMMNDKSPVYAVQEYNNEGISNIQQEIYTRRTIDENEDIALKAQVEEFGQVPIMLFNEPHPKRGITSFEESTIMQHLNHECANMPWFVLFKSNPQLLEAKYDFNQKLDQQKHEESYLEKGIVSSSLLDLQSHLKPVKALNSEFSNTTNRMDALKRDIVSQENILRSNYKLGKDEFDNSKEKFTLDENNGFMLLFTEDYCNFKGGFQKLDLSKIIQLQESANSKTQFTFLTSIYERPGEFVLLALLDQFEERLLFYISVYGFEELGFKCIYSSKQDLFENKAICIDLLVCNEGSAYVTIGTLSGDLIYLRFKLSNKASTYNLTNSEHGFNNIFVMAQKEKVLKQFNMGNVSLLFSIEFHQSDCYIVAVSQGGIMLVSKHSIDNRQDFRKSIWFPIVDIPLRYEKVSSIIQMDLVNPELQSLHMDSPENHKNHRSPDRSTSRFGKITKDIDSSGFCFSCILSDLGGKKQRLWSFGGQDKLLSLDLIGMLNSVFSVQGNSRKENGGNINNNLSNDVITIESGSGNPQSFGLKDIEESQKVEWIFLKEKNLVLYVGFNSPGNLTILVFWDIQKKVDAKVHKVIFIPSLFTESVCWDKYRKGLLILGRQISNADTKSQLQTEDKTGSSQSINNEEGNIYFLQERHWTSKNNNALQILTLKSSFELLLNMNIRRTFSLDHNSPDFKRSTIKCTEKLIILNSYLAFLVFKISKKNQTTENLG; this comes from the coding sequence ATGGCACTAAAAGGAGTGAGGCAGTTTTCGCATTTAACATTGGAAGAGAATGAGGAGTATGTTGCTGATGTATCATGTGTCTGTAAAGCCACAggaattcaaataaaaacatTTGGCAGTGTATTAAAAGGAAGAATCAGGATTGGGAGTAAAAGCATAATCATAGAACCTGATGACTCAACAATTACTATGATCAAGATTCTCTTTAGTCAAATTACAGATATGAAGCTAgatttttctaattcaaagatgattatatttacaaaaGTCGTTCGACTTGTAGATGTGCAGGTAATTGATGGTAAATCAAGAAGTGTTACTCCCAACCAAGTTTTATCTTCTAAAGATTGTCGAGGCCTTGAATCTAATCGAGACTCTTTCGAGCTTGAAATCACTATTACAAGTGAAATAGCGCAGCACCTAATGAATCTTTCTAGTGAACTTTGGATGGAACACTCTAAAAAGCACGGTTCTTCTAATAAACTCGAAGATTTAGTGGGAAAATGGATTAGTTTTCTATacaataaagaaatattgaatgTTGAATACGAGTTTCTTTTGGACCACAGAGATCAATTTCTCATTTCAAAGCCTCTAATTGTGAATCGAATCAAACCCTTTACAAAGCATAGAGGGATTCTACATATTGTTTCTTCAGGAATATGCTTTAAGCCTCTTCCAAACTTCTCAAATAAGCCTTACAAAAGAATTCCgttgaaaaatatttggtttatattcaaaagaatttacTCAATGAAGCCTAACTCTGTAGAAATTATATATGGAAAAGAACTTAAGCCTCATATTATGACATGCAAAGGGCGAACAAACTGGAGAAGCCTTTTTCTAGAATTTCAGTCCACCCAAGATAGAGAGCATATTGTGGCTTTCCTTCAGTCGTACTTAATGAGCTTGAATAGCAAAGGATTTCAGTGGAGCAGTCATGTACCTCAATATGCATCATGCTTATGCTCATCTCATAATACCTCATCTTGTTTGCCTATGCTTTTTGTAGATCCATTATATGCCAGTCAAAGCCCATGCTTTAAGAATCATATCCAAAATCTTTGGATACATGGCTCAATATCTACatatcattatttagaTTACTTAAATAGCATTAGTGGAAGATCAAAAGGAGATTTAACGCAATATCCCATTTTTCCATGGACTATCGTAAGCTTTAATTCAGTATTGAATTCAAGGCACGATCTTTCTCAGTCTTTCAATTACAGAGATTTATCTAAGCCTTTGGgttctattaatataaataaccTAGAGATGCTTAAAAGCAGGATGAAGGACCTCCCAGCCTCGGAACAATTTTTATATGGGTCTCATTATTCTACCCCAGGatatatttcttattaTCTTGTTAGACAGTTCCCAGAGTACCAACTCAAGTTACACGGAGGAGATTTTGATGTATGGAACAGAATGTTCCACTCTATGAATGACACTTGGAGAACCATTCTTGAAGGCAAAACTACTTATATGGAATTAATACCTCAATTCTATGAGCAAAATCCCGACTTCTTATTAAACAATAAACTTAATATCCGAACCAACTCTGGGTCTTTACTTAATGTTCAAATCCCAAACTGGGAGCTTGAAACTGGCCAAAACCAGTTTAACGCAAGTACACTGAATACGGCTAATCTGAGTCAGGCTGAGACATTTCTAAGGACAATGAGATATGCACTTGAGGGACAAGTGGTGAGTCAACATATTCACGAATGgattgatttaatttttggGTTCAAACAAAGAGGGCCTCAAGCTTATAGTTCTGATAACCTTTTTCATCCAATTACATATATTAACTCTTCAATAGCTATGATGAATGATAAATCACCTGTATACGCAGTTCAggaatataataatgagGGAATCAGCAATATCCAACAGGAAATATATACAAGGAGAACAATTGATGAGAATGAGGATATTGCCTTGAAAGCTCAAGTTGAAGAGTTTGGACAAGTGCCTATAATGCTTTTTAATGAGCCACATCCTAAAAGAGGTATAACTTCATTTGAAGAATCAACCATCATGCAACACTTAAATCACGAATGCGCTAATATGCCTTGGTTCGTCCTATTTAAAAGTAATCCCCAACTTTTGGAAGCAAAATATGACTTTAATCAGAAATTAGACCAGCAAAAACACGAAGAGAGCTACTTAGAGAAGGGTATTGTTTCTAGTTCATTGCTTGATTTACAAAGCCACCTCAAGCCAGTTAAGGCTTTGAATAGCGAATTTTCTAATACTACAAATAGAATGGATGCGCTTAAGAGAGACATAGTTTCTCAGgagaatatattaagaTCAAACTACAAACTAGGAAAAgatgaatttgataatagTAAGGAGAAGTTTACTTTGGATGAGAATAATGGGTTTATGTTGTTATTTACAGAAGACTATTGTAATTTCAAGGGTGGCTTTCAAAAACTGGATTTATCAAAGATTATTCAATTACAAGAAAGTGCTAATAGTAAGACTCAATTCACTTTTCTGACATCAATTTATGAGAGGCCCGGGGAGTTCGTACTTTTGGCATTACTAGATCAGTTTGAGGAGAGGTTGTTGTTTTACATTTCAGTGTATGGGTTTGAAGAACTTGGATTCAAGTGCATATATTCAAGCAAACAAGATCTTTTCGAGAACAAGGCAATATGTATTGATTTGTTGGTATGTAACGAAGGATCAGCCTATGTAACAATTGGAACTTTGTCAGGAGATTTGATTTACCTGAGGTTTAAACTTTCTAACAAGGCTTCAACATATAACTTGACAAACTCAGAACATGGCTTTAATAACATTTTTGTAATGGCTCAAAAAGAGAAAGTCCTAAAACAATTCAATATGGGAAATGTAAGTCTATTATTCAGTATTGAATTCCATCAAAGCGATTGCTATATTGTGGCAGTTTCACAAGGAGGTATTATGTTGGTAAGTAAACATTCAATTGATAACCGACAGGATTTCCGTAAATCGATTTGGTTTCCCATTGTGGATATTCCACTTAGATATGAAAAAGTTTCTTCCATAATTCAAATGGATCTAGTAAATCCTGAATTACAAAGTTTGCACATGGATAGTCCAGAGAACCACAAGAATCATAGAAGCCCGGATAGAAGCACTTCCAGATTTggaaaaattacaaaagaTATTGACTCAAGTGGTTTTTGTTTCTCATGCATATTATCTGACTTAGGTGGTAAGAAGCAAAGACTTTGGAGCTTCGGTGGACAAGACAAGCTACTTTCTTTGGACTTAATTGGAATGTTGAATAGTGTTTTCTCAGTTCAAGGGAATAGTCGGAAAGAAAATGGAGgaaatataaataacaaCCTTAGCAATGATGTCATTACTATTGAGAGTGGCTCTGGAAATCCTCAAAGCTTTGGATTGAAAGATATCGAAGAATCCCAAAAAGTGGAGTGGATATTtcttaaagaaaagaacCTCGTTCTTTACGTTGGATTTAATAGTCCTGGTAATCTGACAATATTAGTCTTTTGGGacattcaaaaaaaagtagACGCCAAAGTTCACAAGGTCATCTTCATTCCTAGTTTATTTACAGAGTCAGTTTGCTGGGATAAGTACAGAAAAGGACTTTTAATTCTAGGGCGTCAAATATCGAATGCAGACACAAAGTCTCAATTGCAAACAGAGGATAAAACTGGGTCAAGTCAAAGTATCAATAACGAGGAAGGAAACATATACTTTCTCCAAGAGAGACATTGGACCTCCAAGAACAATAATGCTTTGCAAATACTAACACTTAAAAGTTCATTTGAGCTACTGTTAAATATGAACATAAGGAGAACATTCTCTCTTGACCACAATTCGCCAGATTTTAAACGTTCTACTATAAAATGCACGGAAAAACTCATAATACTGAATTCATATTTAGCATTCCTTGTTTTTAAAATCTCCAAAAAAAACCAAACAACCGAGAACCTCGGATGA
- a CDS encoding long chain fatty acyl CoA synthetase having a signal peptide, producing the protein MKILRLALLVFAFMMSINLIGSMKSKYYLGRWKNAIHSVAVEGTDDHPLMSAIYRHREHKAELIANFEESITNLIDLIKRGMVTSMDGYMYGRRQVKKTLDYDPISKLAESDDAKIAKKKKKKGIPLMEWFRYSSVLKLAAEFGSGLLSLKDSAPFVDHSPDIKKPIRTVSILSKNRLEWSLTEIACSTYGMVLSPMYDALGPDGVAHSINLVGSSTVVVSMEALSTILNVLPRLPGIRYIVLLRPEDGGDVEYPLDKVELSKDTLKAYGVQVSLSKYEIPSHVNFVTFEAVMRLGELNLKEPTPSGYDDVNSIYFTSGTTGVPKGAIHTNGNWIAGASASLRSFLNRSDCTLGPKDRYLSFLPLAHIFEREVNHILIYSGGTICFYGGDILKIGDDMKAARPTVFIAVPRLFTRIYKGKVLQEVRKKSDGVQKFFFKILRRKVHSNHPVKHWLYDSLSFKKISNVLGGKIKFTLSGAAPLDEHTQRDMRALLRTHVVQGYGTTEALAAFCPEFTDLSVNNVGGPIPCIEFRFLSIPEMDYDAKSYPIRGELLIRGTTIFKGYLKQPKETAEAIDKDGWLHTGDIAELTDSGAIRIIDRRKHLFKLSQGEYISPETLENIYIAHSQIVGQMFITAKTTESVIVAVIVPDSEFVKDWSKKNGVIISSDWQAQFKQICTEANTKYFEENTNTPLREEIIASLKHVEDQQGIKGFKKVNDFYLECDGFTVENGLLTPTNKLMRHKANKVYLDKVEKLYVIINNKLGNKL; encoded by the coding sequence ATGAAGATTCTAAGATTAGCATTGTTAGTATTTGCGTTTATGATGTCGATAAACTTAATAGGAAGTATGAAGAGTAAATACTACCTTGGAAGATGGAAGAATGCAATCCATTCCGTGGCAGTTGAAGGCACTGATGATCATCCATTAATGAGTGCAATTTACAGACATAGAGAACACAAGGCTGAATTGATCGCCAACTTTGAAGAATCAATAACAAATTTGatagatttaataaaacGTGGTATGGTAACAAGTATGGATGGATATATGTATGGTAGAAGACAAGTGAAAAAGACATTGGACTATGACCCAATTTCGAAATTGGCAGAGAGTGATGATGCAAAGatagcaaaaaaaaagaagaaaaagggAATTCCTTTAATGGAATGGTTTAGATACTCGTCGGTTTTGAAATTGGCTGCTGAATTTGGTTCAGGGTTGTTATCATTAAAGGATTCAGCTCCTTTTGTGGACCATTCACCAGATATTAAGAAACCGATAAGAACAGTATCTATTTTGTCTAAGAACAGACTGGAATGGAGTTTGACAGAAATTGCTTGTTCTACTTACGGAATGGTATTAAGTCCAATGTATGATGCTTTAGGCCCAGACGGAGTAGCACATAGTATTAATTTGGTAGGCTCTTCAACAGTGGTAGTTTCAATGGAAGCTTTGAGCACTATTTTGAATGTACTTCCAAGGCTCCCAGGGATCAGATATATTGTTTTACTAAGGCCAGAAGATGGAGGCGATGTAGAATATCCGTTAGATAAAGTGGAATTATCAAAGGATACCCTCAAAGCTTATGGTGTCCAGGTTTCACTTTCAAAGTATGAGATTCCGAGTCACGTAAATTTTGTAACATTTGAAGCAGTGATGAGGCTTGGtgaattgaatttgaagGAACCAACTCCCTCAGGTTATGATGAtgttaattcaatttatttcacATCAGGTACAACAGGAGTTCCAAAGGGTGCAATTCATACAAACGGGAATTGGATTGCAGGAGCATCTGCTTCTCTTAGATCATTTTTGAATAGATCAGACTGCACTCTTGGACCAAAAGACAGGTATCTAAGTTTCTTACCATTAGCTCACATTTTTGAACGCGAGGTGAAccatatattaatttattcagGAGGCACAATTTGTTTCTATGGAGGAgatattttgaagattgGAGATGATATGAAGGCTGCAAGACCAACGGTCTTTATAGCTGTCCCAAGATTGTTTACACGAATCTATAAAGGGAAAGTACTACAAGAAGTAAGGAAGAAGAGTGATGGCGTACAGAAGTTTTTCTTCAAGATTTTAAGAAGAAAGGTTCATAGTAATCATCCAGTCAAGCACTGGCTATATGAttctttatcatttaaGAAGATTAGCAACGTTCTTGGAGGGAAGATTAAGTTTACATTAAGTGGAGCAGCTCCATTGGATGAGCATACTCAGAGAGATATGAGGGCTTTACTGAGAACTCATGTAGTACAGGGGTATGGTACAACAGAGGCTCTAGCTGCGTTTTGTCCAGAATTCACAGACTTGAGCGTGAACAATGTTGGAGGACCAATTCCATGCATAGAATTTAGATTTTTGAGTATTCCAGAAATGGACTATGATGCCAAAAGCTATCCAATAAGGGGTGAGCTTTTGATTAGAGGTACTACTATTTTTAAAGGATACCTTAAACAGCCAAAGGAAACAGCCGAGGCTATTGACAAGGATGGGTGGTTACATACTGGAGATATTGCCGAATTGACTGACAGCGGTGCaattagaattattgaCAGAAGAAAACACTTATTCAAGCTTTCTCAAGGTGAGTATATCTCACCAGAGActcttgaaaatatttatattgctCATTCTCAAATAGTTGGACAAATGTTCATCACCGCTAAAACTACAGAGTCTGTGATTGTTGCAGTAATTGTTCCAGATTCCGAGTTCGTTAAAGATTggtcaaaaaaaaatggggTAATTATTTCCTCAGATTGGCAAGCTCAATTTAAACAGATATGTACTGAAGCAAACACAAAATACTTTGAAGAAAACACCAATACTCCTCTCCgtgaagaaattattgcTTCTCTTAAACATGTGGAAGACCAGCAAGGAATAAAGGGATTCAAGAAGGTCAATGATTTTTATCTTGAATGTGATGGGTTCACAGTTGAAAATGGCCTATTAACCCCAACAAACAAGCTTATGAGACACAAGGCAAACAAGGTATACTTGGACAAAGTCGAGAAGCTTTATGTAATAATCAACAACAAATTAGGAAATAAGCTATAA